One window of Nicotiana tomentosiformis chromosome 11, ASM39032v3, whole genome shotgun sequence genomic DNA carries:
- the LOC104096957 gene encoding calmodulin-binding receptor-like cytoplasmic kinase 3 isoform X1: MAVLVLCILLLVQFPLILASPLLGHEEACGIYRVDYSDDLNRQVFYVNGILVDKLLFCDTLKFDRAEHCLIQNFGFQYCGLDLSIDELHFKSGRKFLQKVVRQESSEHNFDDTAARKPKEKRADDFSVTPQKLVMAIPVFFILCCGLICPCFRARKKETDQSALVKDPNSMDSASSMEMNFVPEKAPGSPLRVPASPLRVPPSPSRFSMSPKLNRIGSIHLNVNQALRATQNFSPSQKIGEGGFGTVYKAQLPDGQVVAIKRAKKEHFDSLSNEFRSEVELLAKIEHRNLVRLLGYVDRGNERLIITEYVPNGTLREHLDGGRGKILDFNQRLEIAIDIAHGLTYLHLYAEKQIIHRDVKSSNILLTESMRGKVADFGFARLGDSDSDKTHVSTKVKGTVGYLDPEYMKTYQLTPKSDVYSFGVLLLEVLTGRRPVELKRPPDQRVTLRWAFRKYNEGCVLEMLDPQLKESVNGEILVKMFGLAIQCAAPTRKDRPDMKIVGEQLWAIRMDYLRNGRRQ; encoded by the exons ATGGCTGTACTTGTGCTGTGTATACTATTGCTGGTGCAGTTCCCACTAATTCTTGCTTCTCCGCTGTTGGGACATGAAGAAGCTTGTGGAATTTACCGTGTCGACTATTCAGATGATCTAAATCGCCAAGTATTTTACGTGAACGGCATATTAGTAGATAAACTTTTATTCTGCGACACCCTCAAATTTGATCGTGCAGAACATTGCCTTATCCAAAATTTTGGGTTTCAATATTGTGGATTGGACTTATCAATTG ATGAGTTACATTTCAAGTCGGGAAGAAAATTTCTACAAAAGGTGGTCAGACAAGAATCCAGCGAACACAATTTTGATGATACAGCAGCACGGAAGCCTAAGGAAAAACGTGCTGATGATTTTTCAGTAACCCCCCAAAAGTTGGTCATGGCGATACCAGTTTTTTTTATTCTTTGCTGCGGCTTAATTTGCCCTTGTTTTCGTGCAAGGAAGAAGGAAACGGATCAATCTGCTCTTGTAAAGGATCCTAATTCAA TGGACTCTGCTTCCTCCATGGAGATGAATTTTGTTCCTGAAAAGGCACCAGGCAGTCCGCTACGAGTGCCAGCTAGTCCACTTCGAGTGCCGCCTAGTCCCTCTAGATTTAGCATGTCTCCGAAACTCAATAGAATTGGCTCCATTCACCTCAACGTGAATCAGGCTCTCAGAGCTACCCAAAATTTCTCTCCGTCCCAAAAAATTGGAGAGGGAGGGTTTGGAACGGTATACAAAGCTCAACTACCGGATGGTCAAGTAGTTGCCATTAAACGCGCAAAGAAG GAACATTTTGATTCTTTGAGCAATGAATTTAGAAGTGAAGTTGAGCTTTTGGCAAAAATTGAGCACCGTAACCTAGTTAGGCTTCTTGGTTATGTTGATAGGGGAAATGAACGCCTCATCATTACGGAGTATGTACCTAATGGTACACTAAGAGAACATCTAGATG GTGGACGTGGAAAAATCTTAGATTTCAATCAGCGACTTGAGATTGCAATTGATATTGCTCATGGCCTAACTTACCTCCATCTATATGCTG AGAAGCAAATTATCCATAGAGATGTCAAGTCATCAAATATTCTCCTGACAGAGAGCATGCGTGGCAAAGTTGCAGATTTTGGATTTGCACGGCTTGGAGACTCGGACTCCGATAAAACACACGTTTCAACCAAAGTGAAAGGCACTGTTGGTTACCTTGACCCTGAGTACATGAAAACGTATCAGCTCACGCCAAAAAGTGATGTCTACTCATTTGGGGTGTTGTTATTAGAAGTTTTAACGGGTCGTCGTCCTGTGGAGCTTAAAAGACCTCCTGATCAGAGGGTGACACTTAGATGG GCTTTTAGGAAATACAATGAAGGATGCGTGTTGGAAATGTTGGACCCTCAATTGAAGGAATCCGTGAACGGGGAGATACTAGTGAAAATGTTTGGTTTAGCTATCCAGTGTGCAGCACCTACACGAAAAGATCGCCCCGATATGAAGATTGTTGGGGAGCAGCTTTGGGCAATTAGAATGGATTATTTGAGGAATGGAAGAAGACAGTAA
- the LOC104096957 gene encoding calmodulin-binding receptor-like cytoplasmic kinase 3 isoform X2, translating into MAIPVFFILCCGLICPCFRARKKETDQSALVKDPNSMDSASSMEMNFVPEKAPGSPLRVPASPLRVPPSPSRFSMSPKLNRIGSIHLNVNQALRATQNFSPSQKIGEGGFGTVYKAQLPDGQVVAIKRAKKEHFDSLSNEFRSEVELLAKIEHRNLVRLLGYVDRGNERLIITEYVPNGTLREHLDGGRGKILDFNQRLEIAIDIAHGLTYLHLYAEKQIIHRDVKSSNILLTESMRGKVADFGFARLGDSDSDKTHVSTKVKGTVGYLDPEYMKTYQLTPKSDVYSFGVLLLEVLTGRRPVELKRPPDQRVTLRWAFRKYNEGCVLEMLDPQLKESVNGEILVKMFGLAIQCAAPTRKDRPDMKIVGEQLWAIRMDYLRNGRRQ; encoded by the exons ATGGCGATACCAGTTTTTTTTATTCTTTGCTGCGGCTTAATTTGCCCTTGTTTTCGTGCAAGGAAGAAGGAAACGGATCAATCTGCTCTTGTAAAGGATCCTAATTCAA TGGACTCTGCTTCCTCCATGGAGATGAATTTTGTTCCTGAAAAGGCACCAGGCAGTCCGCTACGAGTGCCAGCTAGTCCACTTCGAGTGCCGCCTAGTCCCTCTAGATTTAGCATGTCTCCGAAACTCAATAGAATTGGCTCCATTCACCTCAACGTGAATCAGGCTCTCAGAGCTACCCAAAATTTCTCTCCGTCCCAAAAAATTGGAGAGGGAGGGTTTGGAACGGTATACAAAGCTCAACTACCGGATGGTCAAGTAGTTGCCATTAAACGCGCAAAGAAG GAACATTTTGATTCTTTGAGCAATGAATTTAGAAGTGAAGTTGAGCTTTTGGCAAAAATTGAGCACCGTAACCTAGTTAGGCTTCTTGGTTATGTTGATAGGGGAAATGAACGCCTCATCATTACGGAGTATGTACCTAATGGTACACTAAGAGAACATCTAGATG GTGGACGTGGAAAAATCTTAGATTTCAATCAGCGACTTGAGATTGCAATTGATATTGCTCATGGCCTAACTTACCTCCATCTATATGCTG AGAAGCAAATTATCCATAGAGATGTCAAGTCATCAAATATTCTCCTGACAGAGAGCATGCGTGGCAAAGTTGCAGATTTTGGATTTGCACGGCTTGGAGACTCGGACTCCGATAAAACACACGTTTCAACCAAAGTGAAAGGCACTGTTGGTTACCTTGACCCTGAGTACATGAAAACGTATCAGCTCACGCCAAAAAGTGATGTCTACTCATTTGGGGTGTTGTTATTAGAAGTTTTAACGGGTCGTCGTCCTGTGGAGCTTAAAAGACCTCCTGATCAGAGGGTGACACTTAGATGG GCTTTTAGGAAATACAATGAAGGATGCGTGTTGGAAATGTTGGACCCTCAATTGAAGGAATCCGTGAACGGGGAGATACTAGTGAAAATGTTTGGTTTAGCTATCCAGTGTGCAGCACCTACACGAAAAGATCGCCCCGATATGAAGATTGTTGGGGAGCAGCTTTGGGCAATTAGAATGGATTATTTGAGGAATGGAAGAAGACAGTAA